One uncultured Caproiciproducens sp. DNA segment encodes these proteins:
- a CDS encoding ATP-dependent 6-phosphofructokinase, with amino-acid sequence MKRIGILTSGGDCQGLNAAIRGVAKALYVQFGENIEIYGINDGYRGLIDGSYKRMKPDNFSGILTLGGTILGTSRQPFKLMRVIDENSIDKVQNMKDNYRKMKLDCLVILGGNGTHKTANLLSEEGLDIVTLPKTIDNDVWGTDMTFGFSSAMEIATNVLDCIHTTATSHGRVFIVEIMGHKAGWLTLHAGISGGADVILLPEIPYNIDSIAQTLDQRNKHGKRFSILAVAEGVISQSESKMGKKEFKTARANMLYPSISYRLSQEISERTGQEIRVTVPGHFQRGGSPCPYDRLLATRFGTAAAKLISDKNYGNMVALQNGCIVPVPLSEVAGKLKGVPKDCDVIQTARDIGISFGD; translated from the coding sequence ATGAAAAGGATCGGCATTTTAACAAGCGGCGGTGACTGTCAGGGATTGAATGCGGCTATTCGCGGCGTTGCAAAAGCGCTGTACGTTCAATTCGGAGAAAATATTGAAATATATGGAATCAATGACGGGTATCGGGGGCTGATTGACGGCAGCTATAAACGGATGAAACCGGATAATTTCTCCGGCATTCTTACCCTTGGTGGCACTATCCTCGGCACTTCCCGGCAGCCATTCAAACTGATGCGTGTCATAGACGAAAACAGCATCGACAAAGTCCAAAATATGAAAGACAACTACAGAAAAATGAAGCTCGATTGTTTGGTCATTCTGGGAGGCAACGGCACACATAAAACTGCAAATTTACTGAGTGAAGAAGGCCTCGATATTGTCACGCTGCCTAAAACAATTGACAACGATGTTTGGGGAACCGATATGACCTTCGGTTTCAGCAGCGCAATGGAAATTGCAACGAATGTACTGGACTGCATCCATACAACCGCAACTTCTCATGGAAGGGTGTTCATTGTGGAAATCATGGGCCATAAAGCGGGTTGGCTGACACTGCACGCGGGAATTTCCGGTGGTGCGGACGTCATTCTGCTGCCGGAGATTCCATACAATATTGACAGCATTGCACAAACACTCGACCAACGCAACAAGCACGGAAAGCGTTTTTCCATTTTAGCAGTGGCTGAAGGCGTAATATCGCAGTCGGAATCTAAAATGGGGAAAAAGGAATTTAAGACAGCCAGAGCCAATATGCTGTACCCATCTATTTCCTATCGCCTTTCACAGGAAATAAGTGAAAGAACCGGCCAGGAAATCCGTGTTACCGTCCCCGGGCATTTTCAGCGTGGAGGAAGTCCGTGCCCTTACGACAGGTTGCTCGCAACTCGGTTTGGCACCGCAGCGGCAAAATTGATTTCCGATAAAAATTACGGAAATATGGTTGCACTTCAAAATGGCTGCATTGTTCCTGTCCCATTGAGTGAGGTTGCCGGGAAACTGAAGGGCGTCCCAAAGGACTGCGATGTCATTCAGACTGCACGGGACATCGGAATTAGTTTTGGCGATTAA
- a CDS encoding HlyD family efflux transporter periplasmic adaptor subunit, protein MNSPLLKRIASAVVAILLFIYLGYQIYNANYAEVQTETATYASTADTVQATGTAIRKERLMNAKVNGVITYSIGDGGKVANGGTVAQVYANAQSAAAQQQIAELDYKISKLQKLTTPGDTYAASPDSISKQINLKFVELLNNVQSGEYTKLTNGREDLLYLINERQIVTDKTANFNTRIASLKAQREALSKSNSAATGSVTAPASGYFISSSDGYESVFDYDKVLTLTPAEFKEKQKIKPAVQSGTIGKICENYDWYFASVVTANQAIKFKVGDQVSIQFPFASNEVVPAFVAAVNQADKDSEAVVVLQSNSMNSSLALIRNATAQIQIEEYTGIRVSEKAIHFATLTKTVKDTKGKSTTVKKEVKGVYVMHGSEIEFRQVFPLFSTGNYTICRSDPPKKDLMTDSTVKLFDEVVVEGTDLYDGKVVK, encoded by the coding sequence ATGAATAGCCCGCTGCTGAAAAGAATTGCATCGGCTGTTGTAGCCATCCTTCTGTTCATTTATCTTGGGTATCAGATTTATAATGCCAATTACGCAGAGGTGCAGACGGAGACGGCAACCTACGCCAGCACGGCAGATACCGTACAGGCAACCGGTACGGCAATCAGGAAAGAGCGGCTGATGAATGCGAAGGTGAATGGTGTCATTACTTATAGTATCGGTGACGGGGGCAAGGTGGCAAACGGCGGCACGGTGGCGCAGGTTTATGCGAATGCGCAGAGTGCGGCGGCCCAACAGCAGATTGCCGAGCTTGATTATAAGATTTCCAAGCTGCAAAAGCTTACCACCCCGGGCGATACTTATGCTGCAAGCCCCGATTCCATCAGCAAGCAGATTAACCTGAAGTTTGTGGAATTGCTTAACAACGTTCAATCCGGCGAATATACAAAATTGACGAATGGCCGAGAGGATTTGCTGTACTTGATTAACGAGCGGCAGATTGTAACGGACAAGACAGCGAATTTTAATACCAGAATCGCCTCTCTTAAGGCACAGCGCGAAGCGCTTTCCAAGTCCAACAGTGCTGCAACAGGTTCTGTTACCGCTCCGGCTTCAGGCTATTTTATCAGTTCCAGCGATGGCTATGAATCGGTTTTTGATTATGATAAGGTGCTGACGCTTACACCGGCCGAATTCAAAGAGAAGCAGAAGATCAAACCGGCTGTTCAAAGCGGTACGATCGGAAAGATCTGCGAAAATTATGACTGGTATTTTGCCAGTGTGGTAACGGCAAATCAGGCCATTAAATTTAAAGTAGGAGATCAGGTATCTATTCAGTTCCCGTTTGCTTCAAATGAAGTTGTTCCTGCATTTGTTGCTGCGGTGAATCAGGCGGATAAAGATTCGGAAGCAGTCGTCGTCCTGCAAAGCAACAGCATGAATTCTTCGCTGGCATTGATCCGCAATGCGACGGCGCAGATTCAGATTGAGGAATACACAGGAATCAGAGTGAGTGAAAAGGCGATTCATTTTGCTACGTTAACCAAAACGGTAAAAGATACCAAAGGAAAATCAACAACAGTCAAAAAGGAAGTCAAAGGCGTTTATGTTATGCATGGCAGCGAAATTGAGTTCAGGCAGGTATTTCCTCTGTTCAGCACTGGAAATTATACAATCTGCCGGTCGGATCCGCCCAAGAAGGATTTGATGACCGATTCAACTGTGAAGCTGTTTGACGAGGTTGTTGTGGAAGGGACTGATTTGTATGATGGAAAAGTTGTCAAATGA
- a CDS encoding YggS family pyridoxal phosphate-dependent enzyme produces MMEKLSNDFEHRFTDLEENLKVIRNNIGEAAVKSGRTPQDITLLAATKTVPVEVINHGIELGIDHIGENKVQELCEKYDAYVLSQCELQFIGHLQTNKVKNIIGKVGMIQSVDSVKLAGEISRLSLSNAQMTGILIEVNIGSEPNKSGVLPSDLSELIQQISTLPSLCIRGLMAIPPANADTEETLGYFSKMSQYFIDMKSKKMDNVNMDYLSMGMSSDYSQAILSGANMVRIGSALFGPRIYNK; encoded by the coding sequence ATGATGGAAAAGTTGTCAAATGATTTTGAACATCGTTTTACGGATCTGGAAGAGAATTTAAAGGTTATTCGGAACAACATAGGGGAGGCTGCCGTAAAATCGGGACGCACACCGCAGGACATCACGCTTCTTGCGGCCACGAAAACCGTACCGGTCGAGGTAATTAACCATGGAATTGAACTGGGAATCGACCATATAGGAGAAAATAAGGTGCAGGAGCTTTGCGAAAAATATGATGCGTATGTGCTTTCTCAGTGTGAGCTCCAGTTTATCGGACATCTGCAGACCAATAAGGTGAAAAACATCATAGGAAAGGTGGGTATGATTCAATCGGTGGACAGTGTAAAGCTCGCGGGTGAAATTTCCCGCCTTTCGCTTTCCAACGCTCAGATGACCGGCATATTGATTGAGGTCAATATCGGAAGCGAGCCTAACAAATCAGGAGTATTGCCGTCTGATCTGAGTGAATTAATACAGCAGATTTCGACTTTGCCGTCGCTTTGTATCCGCGGTTTAATGGCGATTCCGCCTGCAAACGCAGATACTGAAGAAACATTGGGATATTTTTCAAAGATGTCTCAATATTTTATTGACATGAAGAGTAAAAAAATGGATAATGTTAATATGGATTACTTGTCAATGGGCATGTCATCGGATTATTCACAGGCAATTTTGTCGGGAGCCAATATGGTTAGAATTGGTTCTGCACTGTTTGGCCCGAGAATATACAATAAATAA
- a CDS encoding DivIVA domain-containing protein has translation MLSMNDIINASFRKSGFSGYRTDDVDQFIDQVKESYDVLIKKDIEQKEAYERLKTENEQLLEKIKILAAKVEEYRVEEDEIKNALVSAQKLGDASIRESRHKAEIIIKDANIKAERIVSGAKQSVVEQRKELERLQQTVSDFRSKLLNLYKEHLTMIDALPTHKPEPKPAPLQNENVLVTEPVVAVPAPKNEEQAPEEKVSAEKQDSFFNAEVSNFEEDILPVEGKPKHFSSIQFSDEYDIADDTDSPDGIFNHNQ, from the coding sequence ATGTTATCAATGAACGACATTATTAATGCCAGCTTCAGAAAATCCGGTTTTTCCGGTTATCGTACCGATGATGTGGACCAGTTTATCGATCAGGTAAAAGAATCCTATGATGTACTTATCAAAAAAGATATCGAGCAAAAAGAGGCATATGAAAGACTGAAGACGGAAAATGAACAGCTTCTTGAAAAAATTAAAATTTTAGCGGCGAAAGTGGAAGAATACCGTGTGGAGGAAGATGAAATCAAGAACGCACTTGTGAGCGCTCAAAAACTAGGCGATGCATCAATCCGCGAGTCCCGCCACAAAGCTGAAATTATTATTAAGGATGCAAATATAAAAGCGGAGCGGATTGTATCCGGCGCAAAGCAGAGCGTAGTTGAGCAGAGGAAAGAACTCGAACGTCTGCAGCAAACCGTGTCAGATTTCCGTTCCAAACTGTTAAACCTTTACAAAGAGCACCTTACGATGATTGATGCTCTGCCGACACACAAGCCGGAACCGAAACCGGCGCCTCTGCAAAACGAAAATGTTCTTGTGACGGAACCAGTCGTTGCCGTTCCTGCACCGAAAAATGAGGAACAGGCCCCCGAAGAAAAAGTTTCCGCTGAAAAACAGGATTCTTTTTTCAACGCCGAAGTTTCCAACTTCGAGGAGGATATACTACCGGTGGAGGGAAAACCAAAGCACTTCAGTTCCATTCAATTCAGTGATGAATATGATATCGCTGATGATACGGATTCTCCGGACGGTATCTTTAATCATAATCAATAA
- a CDS encoding RluA family pseudouridine synthase, protein MQNILKIIIQQGDSGVRLDKLISVKTENMTRSAAEKLIAEGNATLNGNCLTKSYRGAVGDCIDLLVPEPEKLDVLSEDIPLEIMYEDSDLLVVNKPKGMVVHPAVGNYTGTLVNALLAHCGDSLSGINGVIRPGIVHRIDKDTSGLLIVAKNDFAHQKLAAQIKAHSFTRLYEAVVHGNLKEDDGTIDAPIGRHPVQRKMMAVTEKNARSAITHYHVLARYDGFTHVQCKLETGRTHQIRVHMAYIGHPIAGDTVYGPKKAVPNLNGQCLHARIIGFLHPRDGRYIEITSDLPAYFIQFLEKLKQY, encoded by the coding sequence ATGCAGAATATTTTGAAAATTATCATACAGCAGGGAGACTCCGGTGTGAGACTGGACAAGCTAATCAGCGTGAAAACTGAAAATATGACGCGTTCCGCAGCCGAAAAACTGATAGCCGAGGGCAATGCGACCCTGAACGGCAACTGTCTTACGAAAAGTTATCGGGGAGCGGTTGGCGACTGCATCGACCTTTTGGTTCCGGAACCGGAAAAACTGGACGTTCTCTCAGAGGATATTCCTCTTGAAATCATGTATGAAGATTCGGATTTGCTTGTTGTCAACAAGCCTAAGGGCATGGTGGTTCACCCCGCCGTCGGAAATTACACCGGCACGCTTGTCAATGCGCTTTTGGCGCATTGCGGTGATTCGCTTTCCGGGATTAACGGAGTCATCCGGCCCGGAATTGTGCACCGCATCGATAAGGACACAAGCGGCTTGTTAATTGTAGCCAAAAATGATTTTGCTCATCAAAAGTTAGCCGCGCAGATAAAAGCGCATAGCTTTACACGTCTGTATGAAGCCGTTGTTCATGGCAATTTGAAAGAGGATGACGGAACAATCGACGCACCAATCGGGCGACATCCGGTTCAACGGAAAATGATGGCTGTAACCGAAAAGAACGCGCGCAGCGCCATTACGCATTATCATGTACTTGCACGGTACGATGGCTTTACCCATGTACAGTGCAAGCTGGAAACAGGTCGCACGCATCAGATTCGGGTGCATATGGCATACATCGGGCATCCGATTGCGGGGGATACGGTCTACGGACCTAAAAAGGCTGTTCCGAATTTAAATGGCCAGTGCCTTCATGCAAGAATAATTGGATTTCTTCATCCGCGGGATGGCCGTTATATTGAAATAACCAGCGACCTTCCTGCTTACTTTATTCAGTTTTTAGAAAAGCTAAAGCAGTATTAA
- the sepF gene encoding cell division protein SepF, whose protein sequence is MAGIVEKIKDMWNPPEDEYDYDYDGVQQEEITSRQNEETEARERDTIKRAPTQSGSNKVVNIHATAQLQVVLFKPERFGEETCAVADELLKMHTVVLNLENTNKDVSRRIIDFLSGVAYANGGKIKRVATSTFIITPYNVDLTGDDVLDELENNGVYF, encoded by the coding sequence ATGGCAGGGATTGTTGAAAAAATTAAGGATATGTGGAACCCACCGGAGGATGAATACGATTACGATTATGACGGTGTTCAGCAGGAAGAAATAACCTCCCGTCAGAATGAGGAAACCGAAGCTCGTGAGCGTGACACAATCAAGCGCGCGCCGACGCAAAGCGGCAGCAATAAAGTCGTAAATATTCACGCAACCGCCCAACTGCAGGTTGTATTGTTTAAACCGGAACGCTTCGGCGAAGAAACCTGCGCGGTGGCGGATGAGCTTTTGAAAATGCATACCGTGGTATTGAATCTTGAAAATACCAACAAGGATGTTTCACGCCGCATTATTGATTTTCTGAGCGGTGTCGCCTATGCAAACGGGGGCAAAATTAAGCGGGTCGCCACAAGTACGTTTATCATAACGCCTTATAATGTTGACCTGACGGGCGACGACGTTTTAGATGAATTGGAAAACAACGGTGTTTATTTTTAA
- the mutL gene encoding DNA mismatch repair endonuclease MutL: MRKINVLDKHIAELIAAGEVVERPASVIKELVENSIDAGAAAITVEIKNGGITYMRVTDNGSGISREDVATAFLRHATSKVQSQDDLESISTLGFRGEALASVAAVARVELLTETQGELAGTRYEIDGGCEQICEDAGCAQGTTIVVRDLFYNTPARMKFLKKDVVEANAIAAVLDKIALSHPEISLRFIRDSRETLHSPGDGKLKSAVYAVFGKEFTAGLIPVDYELNGVKLWGFISKPSAARPNRSMQQFFINGRYIKSRTAMVAMEEAFKGSLMVGKVPACVLHMGISYQAVDVNVHPSKIEVRFINEKPVFDAVYHGVKTALHRGDAPNVMSFTKPEVPAFVQQKTPLQMQFPTVPTAVHSEISPDLPAAQPTEPAHSFAVSDGHRPRFNAHYEARDIEFSEPKPIVRETQQPDLPKPEPQNLTSVSPQPEKLVGEAFGTYIIIERGNDELVFIDKHAAHERMLYEKLKEHDGQPSQQMLLEPVAVTLEKNEYAAILDSVETCAAAGFEIEDFGSGTVLVRSAPLILGGDDVAGAVMEIAGYLQSAKNDITTEKLDWLYHNVACRAAVKAGDDSSPLELAALAKRMEKEDIRYCPHGRPVSIVVKRKDLERQFGRI, encoded by the coding sequence ATGAGAAAAATAAATGTTTTAGATAAACATATAGCAGAACTGATTGCAGCCGGAGAAGTGGTGGAACGCCCTGCCTCTGTGATTAAAGAGCTGGTCGAAAATTCGATTGATGCGGGTGCTGCCGCTATTACCGTGGAAATAAAAAACGGCGGCATCACTTATATGCGGGTAACGGACAACGGCAGCGGAATTTCCCGCGAGGATGTTGCAACTGCTTTCCTGCGCCACGCCACAAGCAAGGTACAAAGTCAGGATGATCTGGAGAGCATCTCCACACTTGGATTTCGCGGCGAGGCTTTGGCTTCCGTTGCGGCTGTTGCCCGTGTTGAACTGCTGACCGAAACACAGGGTGAGCTTGCAGGTACGCGTTATGAAATTGACGGCGGGTGTGAACAAATCTGTGAAGACGCCGGCTGTGCGCAGGGAACCACTATTGTGGTACGTGACCTTTTTTACAATACGCCCGCACGCATGAAATTTCTTAAAAAAGATGTTGTAGAGGCAAACGCCATCGCGGCGGTACTTGATAAGATTGCGCTTTCCCATCCCGAAATTTCTCTGCGGTTTATCCGCGATTCCCGTGAAACGCTGCACAGTCCCGGCGACGGCAAGCTGAAATCGGCAGTATATGCCGTTTTTGGGAAAGAATTTACCGCCGGACTGATTCCGGTTGATTATGAATTGAACGGTGTAAAGCTTTGGGGCTTTATCAGCAAACCTTCCGCGGCAAGACCGAACCGAAGTATGCAACAGTTCTTTATCAACGGACGCTATATTAAAAGCCGCACCGCAATGGTGGCTATGGAAGAAGCTTTTAAGGGCTCGCTGATGGTGGGAAAAGTACCCGCCTGCGTGCTTCACATGGGAATTTCCTATCAGGCGGTGGATGTAAATGTCCACCCGTCAAAAATAGAGGTTCGTTTTATCAATGAAAAACCGGTTTTTGACGCGGTGTATCATGGAGTCAAAACCGCTCTCCATCGTGGTGACGCACCAAACGTAATGTCCTTTACTAAACCGGAAGTTCCCGCTTTTGTGCAGCAAAAAACGCCGCTTCAAATGCAGTTTCCCACTGTTCCCACAGCCGTGCATTCGGAAATATCGCCGGACCTGCCTGCTGCACAGCCGACAGAACCGGCGCACAGCTTTGCTGTCAGCGACGGGCACAGACCGAGATTCAATGCGCATTATGAAGCACGCGATATCGAATTTTCCGAACCCAAGCCGATTGTGCGCGAAACGCAGCAGCCCGATTTACCGAAACCAGAACCGCAAAATCTTACGTCTGTTTCGCCGCAGCCTGAAAAGCTGGTCGGGGAAGCTTTTGGAACGTATATTATCATTGAACGGGGTAACGACGAACTGGTTTTTATCGATAAACACGCCGCGCATGAGCGGATGCTGTATGAAAAGCTGAAGGAACACGATGGACAGCCTTCTCAGCAAATGCTGCTGGAACCGGTTGCCGTCACTCTCGAAAAAAACGAGTATGCCGCAATTCTGGATTCCGTTGAAACCTGCGCGGCTGCTGGCTTTGAAATCGAAGACTTCGGCTCCGGCACCGTGCTCGTCCGAAGTGCCCCGTTAATTTTGGGCGGTGACGATGTCGCCGGTGCGGTGATGGAAATCGCCGGTTATCTGCAGTCTGCAAAAAATGACATTACAACGGAAAAGCTCGACTGGCTTTATCACAATGTCGCGTGCCGCGCGGCGGTGAAGGCCGGAGATGATAGTTCACCATTGGAGTTGGCCGCGCTTGCAAAGCGAATGGAGAAAGAGGATATCCGCTATTGTCCGCACGGCCGGCCGGTATCCATTGTTGTAAAAAGGAAAGATTTGGAGCGCCAATTCGGGCGTATATAA
- a CDS encoding YlmH/Sll1252 family protein codes for MDKLSADTIFEAKLCDAVRLAQSGVQPRFVGFLDERQALAAQKIMNHIPFKNYMLCGGYDGSERVVFGAFPDFIAPDAAKFPITPVTASYRSCDELSHRDFLGALLANGIQRETLGDILVEEGRCVIFSRSEITDYILSQTTKIGRVGVQLAKGASQPLPLGRNFEDFSAVVASARLDCIVAAAIGTSREKSSEMIRAGLVMLNHEVNTSISAIVTQDSKLSIRGKGRFVLDRLGPMTKKGRLSIAGRKYI; via the coding sequence ATGGACAAACTGTCGGCTGATACAATCTTTGAAGCAAAACTTTGCGATGCCGTGCGCCTGGCACAAAGCGGAGTCCAGCCCCGCTTTGTGGGTTTTTTGGACGAACGTCAGGCGCTGGCGGCACAAAAGATAATGAATCATATTCCATTTAAAAACTATATGCTCTGCGGCGGATATGACGGCTCGGAGCGTGTAGTTTTTGGCGCATTTCCGGACTTTATTGCGCCGGACGCCGCCAAGTTTCCCATTACCCCGGTTACCGCAAGTTATCGCAGCTGCGACGAACTCAGCCATCGTGATTTTCTGGGCGCTCTTCTTGCAAACGGGATTCAGCGCGAAACGCTGGGGGACATTCTTGTGGAAGAAGGCCGCTGTGTGATTTTCTCCCGCAGTGAGATTACAGACTATATTCTATCCCAGACAACAAAAATCGGCAGGGTAGGCGTCCAATTGGCCAAAGGCGCTTCGCAGCCGTTGCCGCTTGGCAGAAACTTTGAGGATTTTTCCGCGGTTGTCGCTTCCGCGCGGCTGGACTGTATTGTTGCAGCCGCCATAGGCACAAGCAGGGAAAAGTCATCCGAGATGATTCGCGCCGGTCTGGTCATGCTCAACCATGAGGTGAATACTTCGATATCGGCGATTGTCACGCAGGACAGCAAATTATCGATTCGGGGAAAGGGCCGCTTTGTTCTTGACCGCCTTGGACCCATGACAAAAAAAGGCAGGCTGAGTATTGCAGGCAGGAAATATATTTAA
- a CDS encoding GNAT family N-acetyltransferase: MCRLMKLNPAMEQEYHDYMAEWLQSGEVIVPIASYSDNKDFLDYLRLQKEWETEEGCPEHFVPGTTWFYVNEKGRILGAVNLRHRLNEYLLSLGGHIGYGVRPSERRKGYASKMLSLALGKAKELGLHKVLITCDKDNCGSARTIQKNHGILENEVQDEDRITQRYWINLNDIF, encoded by the coding sequence AATCCTGCAATGGAGCAGGAATATCATGATTATATGGCAGAATGGCTGCAAAGCGGAGAAGTCATTGTTCCTATTGCTTCTTACTCGGACAACAAAGATTTTTTAGATTATCTGCGGCTGCAAAAAGAGTGGGAAACTGAAGAAGGCTGTCCGGAGCATTTTGTTCCGGGAACCACATGGTTTTATGTGAATGAAAAGGGAAGAATTCTTGGTGCGGTGAACCTTCGGCACAGGCTCAATGAGTATTTGCTTTCATTGGGGGGTCATATCGGGTATGGCGTGCGTCCTTCGGAGCGCCGTAAAGGCTATGCCTCCAAAATGCTTTCCCTTGCGCTGGGAAAAGCGAAGGAGTTGGGACTCCATAAGGTACTGATAACCTGTGATAAAGATAACTGCGGTTCTGCGCGGACCATTCAGAAAAATCACGGAATTTTAGAGAATGAAGTGCAGGATGAAGACAGAATTACGCAGCGTTATTGGATTAATCTGAACGATATTTTTTAA
- the miaA gene encoding tRNA (adenosine(37)-N6)-dimethylallyltransferase MiaA, producing MIDKSDKIPVVAVVGPTASGKSRLAVEIALCKHGEIISADSMQIYKGMSIGTAKPTKEEMRGVPHHLMDFADLSHPFSVADYVSLASNCILELNGRGKLPVLAGGTGLYIRSLLNNIQFTENNKNEALRKELAQKAENQGVQALVEELKSFDPESAERIHPNNIGRVIRAIEIYRTTGLTMTEQMKLSREKPSPYDACVIGLDFKDRQKLYDRINLRVDLMMSEGLLTEAKEVLARPGSQTALQAIGYKELLPYFNSECTLDEAVESIKRESRRYAKRQLTWFRRDENISWIMVDENKDFDEVTKQSLRIVNRKGW from the coding sequence ATGATTGATAAGAGTGATAAAATCCCTGTTGTCGCAGTCGTCGGCCCGACCGCTTCCGGCAAAAGCCGTTTGGCGGTTGAAATTGCACTTTGCAAACATGGCGAAATCATATCAGCCGACTCCATGCAGATCTATAAGGGTATGAGTATCGGTACGGCGAAGCCGACGAAGGAAGAAATGCGGGGGGTACCGCATCATCTGATGGACTTTGCCGATCTTTCTCATCCGTTCAGCGTGGCGGATTATGTTTCACTGGCATCGAACTGCATTTTGGAACTGAACGGGCGCGGAAAGCTTCCGGTTCTTGCAGGGGGCACCGGACTTTATATTCGCTCTCTGCTGAACAACATTCAATTTACTGAAAATAATAAAAATGAAGCGTTAAGAAAAGAACTGGCCCAAAAGGCGGAAAATCAGGGAGTTCAGGCACTTGTTGAAGAACTAAAGAGTTTTGATCCGGAATCTGCGGAGCGGATTCATCCGAACAATATCGGGCGGGTGATCCGCGCAATTGAAATTTACCGTACTACCGGCCTGACAATGACCGAACAAATGAAGCTGTCAAGGGAAAAACCTTCCCCATACGACGCCTGTGTGATTGGCCTTGATTTTAAGGATCGTCAAAAGCTGTACGACAGAATTAACCTGCGTGTGGATCTTATGATGAGTGAGGGTCTGCTCACGGAAGCAAAAGAGGTTCTGGCAAGACCCGGTTCCCAAACTGCGCTTCAGGCGATTGGTTATAAGGAGCTTCTGCCTTATTTCAATTCGGAATGTACTCTTGACGAGGCAGTTGAGTCCATTAAACGCGAAAGCCGCCGATACGCCAAGCGTCAGCTCACATGGTTTCGCCGTGACGAGAACATCAGCTGGATTATGGTAGATGAAAATAAGGACTTTGATGAGGTGACCAAACAGTCATTGAGAATAGTGAATCGGAAAGGGTGGTAA
- a CDS encoding helix-hairpin-helix domain-containing protein, producing the protein MDDETLHVRYLIVIAAVLFALIIGYNAFYVPDVSMSDITVMTDVSSSTDETYIPKADSAAAASDTSSKQERTVSTAGSVPAVNGKININTATAQQMSDGLDGIGDVMAKRIVDYRVKNGKFKSIEEIKNVSGIGDKTFANLKDHIIV; encoded by the coding sequence ATGGATGACGAAACTCTGCATGTTCGGTATCTCATTGTAATCGCAGCTGTGCTGTTTGCGTTGATTATAGGATATAATGCTTTTTATGTGCCGGATGTTTCCATGTCGGATATTACCGTCATGACGGATGTTTCCTCTTCGACTGATGAAACGTATATCCCAAAGGCGGATTCCGCTGCTGCGGCATCTGATACTTCATCCAAACAGGAAAGAACCGTTAGTACGGCAGGCAGTGTACCGGCTGTGAACGGAAAAATCAATATAAACACTGCTACCGCCCAGCAAATGAGTGACGGGCTTGATGGAATCGGTGATGTAATGGCAAAACGAATTGTGGATTACCGCGTAAAAAACGGAAAGTTCAAAAGCATTGAAGAAATTAAAAACGTAAGCGGGATTGGCGATAAGACATTCGCGAATCTCAAAGATCATATAATTGTATAA
- the lspA gene encoding signal peptidase II, translating into MAIIVLLISAAAVAIDQILKLLVTSNLKPDTGVTVINGFLKFFYLKNKGAAFGMLQNQRWFFVVVTLTISIVIIYALFNYKNHNFFSYAASALIVGGGIGNMIDRVLHGYVIDYISVSFFPPIFNFADCCVTVGTIFLMIHILFFSDLNSNEEKVIRTK; encoded by the coding sequence TTGGCAATCATTGTTTTATTGATCTCGGCGGCGGCTGTCGCCATCGATCAGATTCTCAAATTACTGGTTACATCAAATTTAAAACCGGATACCGGTGTGACAGTTATCAACGGCTTTCTAAAGTTTTTTTATCTTAAAAACAAGGGAGCGGCGTTTGGAATGCTGCAAAATCAGAGATGGTTTTTTGTTGTGGTTACCCTGACGATTTCCATCGTCATTATTTATGCCCTGTTCAACTATAAGAATCATAATTTCTTTTCCTATGCCGCCAGCGCGTTGATTGTCGGCGGAGGAATCGGGAATATGATTGATCGGGTACTGCATGGCTATGTAATTGACTATATCTCTGTTAGCTTTTTTCCTCCGATTTTCAATTTTGCCGATTGTTGCGTTACGGTCGGAACAATATTTTTGATGATCCATATTTTGTTTTTTTCCGATTTAAACAGTAATGAAGAAAAGGTCATCCGTACAAAATAA